The following proteins are encoded in a genomic region of Streptomyces sp. NBC_01723:
- a CDS encoding GNAT family N-acetyltransferase yields MLIREAAPGDWPRIWPFWHRIVAAGETYAWDRDTSEEDARSLWMNPAKRVYVAENDSGAVVASAYLTPNYGGPAARVANAGFMVDPDRAGRGTGRALAEHVLAAARAEGYRGMVFNAVVETNPAVRLWTSLGFTILGTVPDAFDHPRHGLVGLHIMHRAL; encoded by the coding sequence ATGCTGATCAGGGAAGCCGCCCCCGGCGACTGGCCGCGCATCTGGCCCTTCTGGCACCGCATCGTCGCCGCCGGCGAGACCTACGCCTGGGACCGGGACACGTCCGAGGAGGACGCCCGGTCCCTGTGGATGAACCCCGCCAAACGCGTCTACGTCGCCGAGAACGACAGCGGCGCCGTCGTCGCCTCCGCCTACCTCACTCCCAACTACGGGGGCCCCGCCGCCCGCGTCGCCAACGCCGGCTTCATGGTCGACCCGGACCGGGCCGGCCGCGGTACCGGCCGGGCCCTGGCCGAACACGTCCTGGCCGCCGCCCGCGCCGAGGGGTACCGGGGCATGGTCTTCAACGCCGTCGTCGAGACCAACCCCGCCGTGCGGCTGTGGACCTCGCTGGGCTTCACGATCCTGGGCACCGTGCCGGACGCCTTCGACCACCCGCGCCACGGCCTGGTCGGCCTGCACATCATGCACCGCGCCCTGTAG
- a CDS encoding LacI family DNA-binding transcriptional regulator — translation MPAKRPAARRPTMKDIARRAGVSESAVSFALNDRPGVSEITRDRVRRVAEQLGWRPSTAARALSGEGAATVGFVLARPAHTLGVDSFFLQLVSGIQEVLARRHLGLLFQVARDVEDECAVYRRWWAEHRVDGVLVVDPRTDDPRPDLLDGLGLPAVVIGGAPDERHPGLSTVWADDAGAMAALVDGLYALGHRRIAHIAGLPGLAHTERRIRALRAEAGRRGLTEVESVTTDYSDAEGAAVTRRVLEAPAAPTALIYDNDVMAVAGVAAAAELGFSVPADVSVVAWEDSALCRMVKPWLSALSRDSVEFGRTAATELTALLDGGPARTVRVPVPRLIERDSTGPARSS, via the coding sequence GCCGGGGGTCTCCGAGATCACCCGGGACCGGGTCCGCCGGGTCGCCGAACAACTCGGCTGGCGGCCCAGCACGGCCGCACGGGCGCTGTCCGGGGAGGGCGCGGCGACCGTCGGCTTCGTACTGGCCCGGCCCGCGCACACCCTGGGCGTGGACTCCTTCTTCCTGCAACTGGTCTCCGGCATCCAGGAGGTGCTGGCGCGGCGTCATCTGGGCCTGCTGTTCCAGGTGGCGCGGGACGTCGAGGACGAGTGCGCGGTCTACCGGCGCTGGTGGGCCGAACACCGGGTGGACGGCGTCCTGGTGGTCGACCCGCGCACCGACGATCCGCGCCCCGACCTGCTCGACGGACTCGGGCTGCCCGCCGTGGTGATCGGCGGCGCGCCGGACGAACGCCATCCGGGACTGTCGACGGTGTGGGCGGACGACGCGGGCGCGATGGCCGCGCTGGTGGACGGGCTGTACGCGCTCGGCCACCGGCGGATCGCGCACATCGCCGGTCTGCCCGGCCTCGCCCACACCGAGCGACGGATCCGTGCCCTGCGGGCCGAGGCCGGGCGGCGGGGCCTGACCGAGGTCGAGTCGGTGACCACCGACTACTCCGACGCGGAGGGCGCCGCCGTGACCCGCCGGGTCCTGGAGGCCCCCGCCGCGCCGACCGCGCTGATCTACGACAACGACGTGATGGCCGTCGCCGGGGTCGCCGCCGCGGCCGAGCTGGGGTTCTCGGTGCCGGCCGACGTGTCCGTGGTGGCCTGGGAGGACTCGGCGCTGTGCCGCATGGTCAAGCCGTGGCTGTCCGCCCTCTCCCGGGACAGCGTGGAGTTCGGCCGGACGGCGGCGACCGAGCTGACCGCCCTGCTGGACGGCGGCCCGGCCCGCACGGTGCGGGTGCCGGTGCCGCGGCTGATCGAGCGGGACAGCACGGGCCCGGCCCGGTCGTCCTGA
- a CDS encoding amidase produces MTDWAGRTAAEIAAAVREKRTTPREVVAEHLAVIERLDGRVGAFRTVRAEAALAEAEETGARGDLGELPLAGVPVAVKDNLAVRGESTRVGSAATPDTPAGADHVTVARLRAAGAVVVGLTNVPELCVFGTSEGVHGTVRNPWDPARSAGGSSGGSAAAVAAGMVPLALGNDGMGSLRIPAANCGLVTLKPGHGVVPAGIGEGDWFGMSENGPLATTVEDARLMFAVLADTSAPRRADSGALRVAASLRSPLAGVTVSRPYADAVREAAGVLMRAGHLVRRADPSYPASLSVTALTHWTAGTSVDARNLDRRRLARRTRVHAALGRPFVRRVTTGAARDALRGRLEPFFAEYDVLLTPALARRSPKAGPWHERGWLRNIAANSAYSPFTPPWNLTGWPAMTVPVGSLPSGAPCAVQLAGRPGSEAALLELAERIEALRPWRRTAPVE; encoded by the coding sequence GTGACCGACTGGGCAGGCCGCACCGCCGCAGAGATCGCCGCCGCCGTCCGCGAGAAGCGGACCACCCCCCGCGAGGTGGTGGCGGAGCACCTGGCCGTGATCGAGCGGCTCGACGGCCGCGTCGGCGCCTTCCGCACGGTGCGCGCCGAGGCGGCGCTCGCCGAGGCCGAGGAGACCGGGGCCCGGGGAGATCTCGGCGAACTGCCGCTGGCCGGCGTACCGGTGGCGGTCAAGGACAATCTCGCGGTGCGCGGCGAGTCCACCCGGGTCGGCTCGGCGGCGACCCCGGACACGCCGGCCGGGGCCGACCACGTCACCGTCGCGCGGCTGCGGGCGGCCGGCGCGGTGGTGGTGGGCCTGACCAACGTGCCCGAGCTGTGCGTGTTCGGCACCAGCGAAGGCGTGCACGGCACGGTCCGCAACCCGTGGGACCCGGCCCGCTCAGCGGGCGGTTCCTCGGGAGGGAGCGCCGCCGCGGTCGCCGCCGGGATGGTGCCGCTCGCGCTGGGCAACGACGGCATGGGTTCGCTGCGGATACCGGCGGCCAACTGCGGTCTGGTCACCCTCAAGCCGGGCCACGGCGTGGTGCCGGCCGGCATCGGCGAGGGCGACTGGTTCGGCATGTCCGAGAACGGGCCGCTGGCCACCACCGTCGAGGACGCCCGCCTCATGTTCGCCGTCCTCGCGGACACCTCCGCGCCCCGCCGGGCGGACTCCGGCGCCCTGCGCGTCGCCGCCTCCCTGCGCAGCCCCCTGGCGGGTGTCACCGTCTCCCGCCCCTACGCGGACGCCGTCCGGGAGGCTGCCGGGGTGCTGATGCGGGCGGGGCACCTGGTGCGGCGGGCGGACCCGTCCTATCCGGCGTCGCTCAGCGTGACCGCGCTCACCCACTGGACGGCGGGTACGTCGGTGGACGCCCGCAACCTCGACCGGCGGCGGCTGGCCCGGCGCACCCGGGTGCACGCGGCTCTCGGGCGGCCCTTCGTCCGCAGGGTCACCACCGGCGCGGCCCGTGACGCGCTGCGCGGGCGCCTGGAGCCCTTCTTCGCGGAGTACGACGTCCTGCTCACGCCCGCGCTGGCCCGCCGCTCCCCCAAGGCGGGCCCTTGGCACGAGCGGGGCTGGCTGCGCAACATCGCCGCCAACTCGGCGTACTCGCCCTTCACTCCGCCGTGGAACCTCACCGGCTGGCCCGCGATGACGGTGCCGGTCGGCTCCCTGCCGTCGGGCGCCCCCTGCGCCGTCCAGTTGGCCGGGCGTCCCGGGTCGGAGGCGGCGCTGCTGGAGCTGGCGGAGCGGATCGAGGCGCTGCGGCCCTGGCGGCGGACGGCCCCGGTGGAGTGA
- a CDS encoding GH92 family glycosyl hydrolase, with translation MRVTRRLRLCVAGVVAASALLTAPAAQAAPTADQHLTDLVNPFIGTENEGNTYPGAAVPFGMVQFSPDTGHNTGYDHSDTHIRGFSLVHLSGVGCGLGGDLPVLPTTGDVTETDYAKYAASFSHEDEEASPGYYRVGLDSGVEAELTATERTGVQRYTFPATGKANVLLNAGQSLHKNISTKVEVLDSRTVRTAITGSGFCQDTEPYTVYTITRFDRPFASHGTWDDGTVTAGSKTGGEGAYVRFDTTKDRAVEATTALSYVDARGAALNLRAEGGRSFDAVRHGAQRTWEKRLDDVRVRGGDDTLRRTFYSSLYRSFLAPNVGSDVDGRYTGWDQEVHRAKGFTYYQNWSLWDTYRTQSQLLALLAPREARDMAISVIKIDEESGWLPKWGYGTVETNIMTGDPVTPFLTNAYQQGLLHGWEERAYRALRKNADGVPPADSPAVGREANREYLADGFAPYVKGRPHAKPGDSDYDHGASATLEYALSDAMLARMAGDLGHHADAKRYAERAQSYRDVFDPSTGFFRARDAEGAFTGPADPAQSEGFHEGTSWQYQWLVPQDLPGMIDLIGGTEAANDRLDSFFAYDQLLADPAKTAREVWVNGPYDYYNADKYNPQNEPDLIAPYTYLSTGQPWKTTDVVHAALTLFTDTPTGMTGNDDLGTMSAWNVLSSIGIFPIQPGYDTWGLSTPVFDRVDLTLDRRYYPRGALTVTAPGTSDTDRYVQSARTDGAAYDRTYLTTDALRSVRSLAFTVGPHPSGWGTSAQAVPPPLT, from the coding sequence ATGAGAGTCACCCGGCGTCTGCGGCTCTGCGTGGCCGGGGTGGTGGCAGCGTCCGCGCTGCTCACCGCCCCGGCGGCGCAGGCCGCCCCGACGGCCGACCAGCACCTGACCGACCTGGTGAACCCGTTCATCGGGACGGAGAACGAGGGCAACACCTATCCCGGCGCCGCCGTGCCCTTCGGCATGGTGCAGTTCTCGCCGGACACCGGCCACAACACCGGCTACGACCACTCCGACACCCACATCCGCGGCTTCTCCCTGGTCCACCTCTCCGGCGTCGGCTGCGGCCTCGGCGGTGACCTGCCGGTGCTGCCGACCACCGGCGACGTCACCGAGACGGACTACGCGAAGTACGCCGCCTCCTTCAGCCACGAGGACGAGGAGGCGAGTCCCGGCTACTACCGCGTCGGCCTCGACTCCGGCGTCGAAGCGGAGCTGACCGCCACCGAACGCACCGGAGTGCAGCGCTACACCTTCCCGGCCACCGGCAAGGCCAACGTCCTGCTCAACGCGGGCCAGTCGCTGCACAAGAACATCTCCACCAAGGTCGAGGTGCTCGACAGCCGCACCGTACGGACCGCGATCACCGGCAGCGGCTTCTGCCAGGACACCGAGCCCTACACCGTCTACACGATCACCCGCTTCGACCGGCCCTTCGCCTCCCACGGCACCTGGGACGACGGCACCGTGACCGCGGGCTCGAAGACCGGCGGCGAGGGGGCCTACGTCCGCTTCGACACCACGAAGGACCGCGCCGTCGAGGCCACCACCGCCCTGTCCTACGTGGACGCGCGGGGCGCCGCGCTCAACCTCCGCGCCGAGGGCGGACGCTCCTTCGACGCCGTGCGCCACGGCGCGCAGCGCACCTGGGAGAAGCGGCTCGACGACGTCCGGGTCCGGGGCGGGGACGACACCCTGCGCCGCACCTTCTACTCGTCCCTGTACCGGTCCTTCCTGGCGCCCAACGTCGGCAGCGACGTCGACGGCCGCTACACCGGCTGGGACCAGGAGGTCCACCGCGCCAAGGGCTTCACGTACTACCAGAACTGGTCCCTGTGGGACACCTACCGCACCCAGTCCCAGCTCCTCGCCCTCCTCGCGCCCCGGGAGGCACGGGACATGGCGATCTCCGTCATCAAGATCGACGAGGAGAGCGGCTGGCTGCCCAAGTGGGGCTATGGCACGGTCGAGACCAACATCATGACCGGCGACCCGGTGACGCCCTTCCTCACCAACGCCTACCAGCAGGGCCTGCTGCACGGCTGGGAGGAGCGGGCCTACCGCGCGCTGAGGAAGAACGCCGACGGGGTGCCGCCCGCGGACTCGCCGGCCGTCGGCCGGGAGGCCAACCGCGAGTACCTCGCCGACGGCTTCGCGCCGTACGTCAAGGGCCGCCCGCACGCCAAGCCGGGCGACTCCGACTACGACCACGGCGCCTCCGCGACCCTGGAGTACGCCCTGTCCGACGCCATGCTCGCCCGGATGGCCGGCGACCTCGGCCACCACGCGGACGCGAAGCGGTACGCCGAGCGGGCCCAGAGCTACCGCGACGTCTTCGACCCCTCGACCGGGTTCTTCCGCGCCCGCGACGCCGAGGGCGCCTTCACCGGGCCGGCCGACCCGGCGCAGAGCGAGGGCTTCCACGAGGGCACGTCCTGGCAGTACCAGTGGCTGGTGCCGCAGGACCTGCCCGGCATGATCGACCTCATCGGCGGGACCGAGGCCGCCAACGACCGGCTCGACTCCTTCTTCGCCTACGACCAGCTGCTCGCGGACCCGGCGAAGACCGCCCGCGAGGTGTGGGTGAACGGGCCGTACGACTACTACAACGCCGACAAGTACAACCCCCAGAACGAGCCCGACCTGATCGCCCCGTACACCTATCTGTCGACCGGGCAGCCCTGGAAGACCACCGACGTGGTGCACGCGGCGCTCACCCTGTTCACGGACACGCCGACCGGCATGACCGGCAACGACGACCTGGGCACCATGTCCGCCTGGAACGTGCTGTCCTCGATCGGGATCTTCCCGATCCAGCCCGGTTACGACACCTGGGGCCTGTCCACCCCGGTCTTCGACCGCGTCGACCTCACCCTCGACCGCCGCTACTACCCGCGCGGCGCCCTGACCGTCACGGCGCCCGGCACCTCGGACACGGATCGGTACGTCCAGTCGGCCCGCACCGACGGCGCGGCCTACGACCGGACGTACCTCACGACCGACGCCCTGCGCTCCGTCCGGTCGCTCGCTTTCACGGTCGGCCCGCACCCGTCCGGGTGGGGAACCTCGGCACAGGCGGTGCCACCGCCGCTGACGTGA
- a CDS encoding wax ester/triacylglycerol synthase family O-acyltransferase — translation MTPDPLAPLDLAFWNIESPEHPMHLGALGVFEAQSPTAGALAADLLAARAPAVPGLRMRIRDTWQPPLALRRPFAFGGATREPDPRFDPLDHVRLHAPTTDFHARAGRLMERPLERGRPPWEAHVLPGADGGSFAVLFKFHHALADGLRALTLAAGVLDPMDLPAPRPRPEQPPRGLLPDVRTLPDRLRGVLSDAGRALDIGAAAALSTLDVRSSAALTADSSGTRRIAGVAVDLDDVHHVRKTTGGTVNDVLIAVVAGALRRWLDERGDGSEGVAPRALIPVSKRRPRTAHPQGNRLSGYLIRLPVADPDPLSRLGTVRAAMDRNKDAGPGRGAGAVALLADHVPALGHRLGGPLVSGAARLWFDILVTSVPLPSLGLRLGGHPLTEVYPLAPLARGHSLAVAVSTYRGQVHYGLVADAKALPDLDRFALALAEEVETLLTACGP, via the coding sequence TTGACTCCCGATCCGCTCGCTCCCCTCGACCTGGCGTTCTGGAACATCGAGTCCCCCGAGCACCCCATGCACCTCGGCGCGCTCGGCGTCTTCGAGGCCCAGTCGCCCACCGCCGGCGCCCTCGCGGCCGACCTGCTCGCCGCCCGCGCGCCCGCGGTGCCCGGACTGCGGATGCGGATCCGGGACACCTGGCAGCCGCCGCTGGCGCTGCGCCGCCCGTTCGCGTTCGGCGGCGCCACCCGCGAACCCGACCCGCGTTTCGACCCGCTCGACCACGTACGGCTGCACGCCCCGACCACGGACTTCCACGCCCGGGCCGGCCGCCTGATGGAACGGCCCCTGGAACGCGGCCGGCCCCCGTGGGAGGCGCACGTCCTGCCGGGCGCGGACGGCGGCTCCTTCGCCGTGCTGTTCAAGTTCCACCACGCCCTCGCCGACGGCCTGCGCGCCCTCACCCTCGCCGCGGGCGTTCTCGATCCGATGGACCTCCCCGCCCCCCGGCCCCGCCCCGAGCAGCCCCCGCGCGGGCTCCTGCCGGACGTGCGGACCCTGCCGGACCGGCTGCGCGGCGTCCTGTCCGACGCGGGCCGCGCGCTGGACATCGGGGCCGCCGCGGCCCTGTCCACCCTCGACGTGCGCTCCTCGGCCGCGCTCACCGCCGACTCCTCCGGCACCCGGCGGATCGCGGGCGTGGCGGTCGACCTCGACGACGTGCACCACGTGCGCAAGACCACCGGCGGCACCGTCAACGACGTACTGATCGCGGTCGTGGCCGGCGCCCTGCGCCGCTGGCTGGACGAGCGCGGCGACGGCAGCGAGGGCGTCGCGCCCCGCGCCCTGATCCCCGTCTCCAAGCGCCGCCCGCGCACCGCCCACCCGCAGGGCAACCGGCTCTCCGGGTACCTGATACGGCTTCCGGTCGCCGACCCCGACCCGCTGTCGCGCCTCGGCACGGTCCGGGCCGCCATGGACCGCAACAAGGACGCCGGACCGGGCCGGGGCGCCGGAGCCGTCGCACTGCTCGCCGACCACGTCCCGGCGCTCGGCCACCGGCTCGGCGGCCCGCTGGTCTCGGGCGCCGCCCGGCTCTGGTTCGACATCCTCGTCACCAGCGTGCCCCTGCCCAGCCTCGGGCTGCGGCTCGGCGGCCACCCGCTCACCGAGGTCTACCCGCTGGCGCCGCTGGCCCGTGGCCACTCCCTGGCGGTGGCCGTCTCGACGTACCGCGGACAGGTCCACTACGGCCTGGTCGCGGACGCGAAGGCGCTGCCCGACCTCGACCGGTTCGCGCTCGCCCTCGCCGAGGAGGTGGAGACGTTGCTCACGGCGTGCGGTCCCTGA
- a CDS encoding PA14 domain-containing protein, with protein sequence MRTKRLRDKLALLLVAALGAAGLAAVPAAHAADAAADEIQGLKGEYYTQSAPGAFDFHELKATGFDPQVDFGTLEPRLAFATGQSDDVSVRWTGKLVPETTGAHTFSITGDNGFRLWVGGRLAVDHWVDDWDREQTSAPVELTAGQSYDIKLEYFEHFGGSNLHLRWTEPGGAKEAIPQSAFRLPDGFDYNGATATTVQSTGRTLRLDFASPLAAAPGGLTDHLEAVIGGAKWPLGEAKVDPADPSALLVALGEPVVGNKNGDAPGTADVRYDGEGGLTDAVGNVVNAFWSSGGNHSTYELRTDWADEVGPDNALPEYPRPQLTRDEWQNLNGRWQFAAAEAGETPPVGKDLKERVLVPYPVESQLSGIQRHEDRMWYRRTFTVPRDWHIGSGQRLKLNFGAVDWQSEVYVNGTKVADHKGGYDKFSADVTDALKPGRAQELIVGVYDPTDAADGENPPVGKQRLDPSGIWYTPSSGIWQTVWMEPVARDHAESLKLTPHVDGAAGTLTVEPKGVRDGVPVRATAYAGHRKVATVSGRTGEPLTLRIRDPRLWSPDDPFLYDLKVTVGHDRVESYFGMRSIAVEKVDGVPRTVLNGEPVFMMATLDQGFWPDGLHTAPTDEALAHDLELHKRLGFNSVRKHIKVEPDRWFYWADRLGLLVWQDMPAMTAGKNPSAAARAEYEREMKEMIDEHVSHPSVIMWVTFNEGWGQYDIKRVAEQAKAWDPTRLVNNQSGLNLGADGGAGDIMDEHGYPSPALPPSPDGERALVSGEYGGLGLAVPGHAWSVQQSYVDVDPQTYTDDYLTKLDEVRALACRGGNGAVYTQISDVEGELNGLTTYDRKVLKPDVERVKAAHEALIRDASQPAPAGCTG encoded by the coding sequence GTGCGCACCAAACGACTCAGAGACAAACTCGCGCTGCTCCTCGTCGCCGCGCTCGGCGCGGCGGGTCTCGCCGCCGTACCGGCCGCGCACGCGGCGGACGCGGCCGCCGACGAGATCCAGGGTCTGAAGGGCGAGTACTACACCCAGTCCGCCCCCGGCGCCTTCGACTTCCACGAGCTCAAGGCCACCGGCTTCGACCCGCAGGTCGACTTCGGCACCCTGGAGCCGCGACTCGCCTTCGCCACCGGGCAGTCGGACGACGTCAGCGTCCGCTGGACCGGCAAGCTCGTCCCGGAGACGACCGGCGCCCACACCTTCTCGATCACGGGCGACAACGGCTTCCGCCTCTGGGTGGGAGGCCGGCTCGCCGTCGACCACTGGGTCGACGACTGGGACCGCGAACAGACCTCCGCGCCCGTCGAGCTGACGGCGGGGCAGTCCTACGACATCAAGCTGGAGTACTTCGAGCACTTCGGCGGCTCCAACCTGCACCTGCGCTGGACCGAGCCCGGCGGCGCCAAGGAGGCGATCCCGCAGTCGGCCTTCCGCCTGCCCGACGGCTTCGACTACAACGGCGCCACGGCGACCACCGTCCAGTCCACCGGCCGCACCCTCAGGCTGGACTTCGCGAGCCCCCTCGCCGCCGCCCCCGGCGGTCTGACCGACCACCTCGAAGCGGTGATCGGCGGCGCCAAGTGGCCCCTCGGCGAGGCGAAGGTCGACCCGGCCGACCCCAGTGCCCTGCTCGTCGCCCTCGGTGAACCCGTCGTCGGCAACAAGAACGGCGACGCGCCCGGCACCGCCGACGTCCGCTACGACGGCGAAGGCGGCCTCACCGACGCCGTTGGCAACGTTGTCAACGCCTTCTGGAGCAGCGGCGGCAACCACTCCACCTACGAGCTGCGTACCGACTGGGCCGACGAGGTGGGACCGGACAACGCCCTCCCGGAGTACCCGCGACCGCAGTTGACCCGGGACGAGTGGCAGAACCTCAACGGACGCTGGCAGTTCGCCGCCGCCGAGGCCGGTGAGACTCCGCCGGTCGGCAAGGACCTGAAGGAGCGCGTCCTCGTCCCGTACCCGGTGGAGTCCCAGCTCTCCGGTATCCAGCGGCACGAGGACCGCATGTGGTACCGCCGCACCTTCACCGTGCCCCGCGACTGGCACATCGGCTCCGGACAGCGCCTCAAGCTCAACTTCGGTGCCGTCGACTGGCAGTCCGAGGTGTACGTCAACGGCACGAAGGTCGCCGACCACAAGGGCGGTTACGACAAGTTCAGCGCCGACGTCACCGACGCGCTGAAGCCGGGCCGCGCCCAGGAGCTGATCGTCGGCGTCTACGACCCGACCGACGCGGCGGACGGCGAGAACCCCCCGGTCGGCAAGCAGCGCCTGGACCCGAGCGGCATCTGGTACACGCCCAGCTCCGGCATCTGGCAGACGGTCTGGATGGAACCGGTCGCCCGCGACCACGCCGAATCCCTCAAGCTGACCCCGCACGTGGACGGGGCGGCGGGCACCCTGACCGTCGAGCCGAAGGGCGTGCGCGACGGCGTTCCGGTCAGGGCGACGGCGTACGCCGGGCACCGCAAGGTCGCCACGGTGAGCGGCCGCACCGGTGAGCCGCTGACCCTGCGGATCCGCGACCCGCGCCTGTGGTCGCCCGACGACCCATTCCTGTACGACCTGAAGGTCACCGTCGGACACGACCGCGTCGAGAGCTACTTCGGGATGCGCTCCATCGCCGTCGAGAAGGTGGACGGCGTACCCCGCACCGTGCTCAACGGCGAACCGGTCTTCATGATGGCCACCCTGGACCAGGGCTTCTGGCCGGACGGCCTGCACACCGCTCCCACCGACGAGGCCCTCGCCCACGACCTCGAGCTGCACAAGCGACTCGGCTTCAACTCGGTGCGCAAGCACATCAAGGTCGAACCCGACCGCTGGTTCTACTGGGCCGACCGGCTGGGCCTGCTGGTGTGGCAGGACATGCCCGCGATGACCGCGGGGAAGAACCCGTCGGCCGCCGCCCGCGCCGAGTACGAACGCGAGATGAAGGAGATGATCGACGAACACGTCAGCCACCCGTCGGTCATCATGTGGGTCACCTTCAACGAGGGCTGGGGCCAGTACGACATCAAACGCGTCGCCGAACAGGCCAAGGCCTGGGACCCGACCCGCCTCGTCAACAACCAGTCGGGCCTGAACCTGGGGGCCGACGGCGGCGCCGGCGACATCATGGACGAGCACGGCTACCCGAGCCCCGCCCTGCCGCCGTCCCCGGACGGCGAACGCGCCCTGGTCTCCGGCGAGTACGGCGGCCTGGGCCTCGCGGTACCGGGTCACGCCTGGTCCGTGCAGCAGTCGTACGTCGACGTCGACCCGCAGACCTACACGGACGACTACCTCACCAAGCTCGACGAGGTCCGCGCCCTGGCCTGCCGGGGCGGCAACGGCGCCGTCTACACCCAGATCTCGGACGTCGAGGGCGAGCTGAACGGCCTGACGACGTACGACCGCAAGGTCCTCAAGCCGGACGTCGAGCGGGTGAAGGCCGCCCACGAGGCACTGATCCGCGACGCGTCGCAGCCCGCCCCGGCGGGCTGCACCGGCTGA
- a CDS encoding SDR family NAD(P)-dependent oxidoreductase, translated as MTVTQDGAASTDEAVYGPGIDPERLAVCLSVLEELDGLDVDHPDAIRVRRATSHIYRMVKQRRRQDRRAAKTAHDKAVTEATATGSAERIDDETEGLLPSSRTEQGRIAGILQRPRSCYICKQRYVEVDYFYHQLCQTCAAENRERREARADLTGKRALLTGGRAKIGMYIALRLLRDGAHTTITTRFPKDAIRRFKAMDDSADWLHRLEVVGIDLRDPAQAVALAERVTEPGPLDILINNATQTVRRLPSAYAALVEGEDAPLPAGELPAHHVIGAFNSGAVDGLTALPVGTSGLDAQKVADLALVAGHASVVRHREGTAIDAGGLVPDVVDSNTWVQTIEQISPVELLETQLCNYTSPFILISALRPSMAEAARRAPNGRAYVVNVSAMEGVFARGYKGAGHPNTNAAKAAMNMVTRTSAQEMFDTDRILMTSVDTGWITDERPHYDKLRLAEAGFHAPLDLVDGAARVYDPVVRGEAGEDLYGVFLKDYAPGKW; from the coding sequence ATGACGGTGACACAGGACGGTGCGGCGAGCACGGACGAGGCGGTGTACGGCCCCGGGATCGACCCGGAGCGGCTGGCCGTCTGCCTGAGCGTGCTGGAGGAACTCGACGGGCTCGACGTCGACCACCCGGACGCGATCCGGGTGCGCCGGGCCACCTCGCACATCTACCGCATGGTCAAGCAGCGCCGCCGCCAGGACCGCCGGGCCGCCAAGACCGCCCACGACAAGGCGGTCACCGAGGCCACCGCCACGGGCTCCGCCGAGCGCATCGACGACGAGACGGAGGGCCTGCTGCCCTCCTCCCGCACCGAGCAGGGGCGGATCGCCGGGATACTGCAGCGCCCCCGCTCCTGCTACATCTGCAAGCAGCGCTACGTCGAGGTCGACTACTTCTACCACCAGCTCTGCCAGACGTGCGCCGCCGAGAACCGCGAGCGCCGCGAGGCCCGCGCCGACCTCACCGGCAAGCGCGCGCTGCTCACCGGCGGCCGCGCCAAGATCGGCATGTACATCGCGCTGCGGCTGCTGCGCGACGGCGCGCACACCACGATCACCACCCGTTTCCCCAAGGACGCCATCCGCCGCTTCAAGGCCATGGACGACTCCGCGGACTGGCTGCACCGCCTCGAGGTCGTCGGCATCGACCTGCGCGACCCCGCGCAGGCCGTGGCCCTCGCCGAGCGGGTCACCGAGCCGGGACCGCTCGACATCCTGATCAACAACGCCACGCAGACCGTGCGGCGCCTGCCCTCCGCGTACGCCGCGCTCGTCGAGGGCGAGGATGCCCCGCTGCCCGCCGGTGAGCTGCCCGCCCACCACGTCATCGGCGCCTTCAACTCCGGTGCGGTGGACGGGCTGACCGCGCTGCCCGTCGGCACCTCCGGGCTCGACGCGCAGAAGGTGGCCGACCTCGCCCTGGTCGCCGGCCACGCCAGCGTGGTCCGGCACCGCGAGGGCACCGCCATCGACGCGGGCGGTCTCGTCCCGGACGTCGTCGACTCCAACACCTGGGTGCAGACCATCGAGCAGATCTCCCCGGTGGAGCTGCTGGAGACCCAGCTGTGCAACTACACCTCGCCGTTCATCCTCATCAGCGCCCTCCGGCCCTCGATGGCCGAGGCCGCGCGCAGGGCGCCCAACGGCCGCGCCTACGTCGTCAACGTCTCCGCGATGGAGGGGGTGTTCGCCCGCGGCTACAAGGGCGCCGGGCACCCCAACACCAACGCCGCCAAGGCCGCGATGAACATGGTGACGCGGACCAGCGCCCAGGAGATGTTCGACACCGACCGGATCCTGATGACCTCCGTGGACACCGGCTGGATCACCGACGAGCGTCCGCACTACGACAAGCTCCGCCTGGCCGAGGCCGGCTTCCACGCCCCGCTCGACCTGGTCGACGGCGCGGCCCGGGTCTACGACCCCGTCGTGCGCGGCGAGGCGGGCGAGGACCTGTACGGCGTCTTCCTCAAGGACTACGCGCCCGGCAAGTGGTGA